Genomic segment of Paenibacillus macerans:
ACCGGGTGGCGGTGGAGCCGGGGGTGGCCTGCGGCCATTGCGATTATTGCAAAAGCGGGCGCTACAATTTGTGCCCGGATGTCGCTTTCCTGGCGACGCCTCCCGTGAACGGCGCGTGGGCGGAATACATTGTGATGCCCAGCGATTACCTGTTTAAGCTGCCGGATACGATGAGCTACGAGGAGGGCGCGCTGCTTGAGCCGCTGTCCGTCGGCTTTCACGCCTTGCTTCGCGGCCGGGCCAAGCCGTTTGACCGGCTGCTGATCACCGGCCTCGGCCCGATCGGCCTGCTTGCGGGGCAGGCGGCGAAGCTGTTCGGCGTATCCGAAATCTACGGAACGGATATGGTGCCGCTGCGGCGGCAAATGGCCCTCGACCTGGGCTTTACCGCAGCGCTTGATCCGGCCGGCGAGGATGTACGGGAGCGGCTTGCCGAGCTGACGGGAGGAGAGGGGATCACCCTCATCGTCGAATCGTCGGGCAATGCCAAAGCGATGGCCGATACGATCAAGCTGGTACGGCGCGGCGGAAGAATCGTCTTCGTCGGCTTGCCCGCTTCGGACACGGTGCCGATGGATATGGGCCAACTGATCGACGGCGAGATCGATGCCTACGGCGTTTTCCGCTACGCCAACACGTACAAGCCGGCGATTCAGGCGCTGCAGCATTCCTCCGCCGAGATGGAGAAAATCATCACCCACCGCTATGCGCTTACGGACATTAAAGAAGCGGTGGAAACGGCGCGTACGGCGAAAGAGACCAGTATAAAGGTGATGATCTATCCGAATATGTCTTAAGCAATGTATAATACCCCAACCTAAGATAAGAGTTATCTAGGGCTGGGGTGTTTTGTGAATACCGGATCGTCATATGCATGATGCCACCTCTCATTGGAAAAAATCCAATAGATTGACGGTATCAATCGCAATTTGGTACTCTCATTGGAGAATATCCAATAGAATTTGCTCCAATCGCCTATTTTGCACGGTGCAGAGCCAGATCAATTGGAAATTTCCAATCTAACTTCCGTATCTGCCATTGAGTTTCCAATTCAATTGGATATTTCCAATCAGAACGTTGTGTCAGAGTGGAAAACTTCCCGACTTTGACAGCGACTTCATGAATCAGTTTCAATAGTTTGCTCGTTTTTCATGGGAAGAAGGAAGGTTCGATGGGATCAAAAGTTACAGACGGTTATAGCGGTTGGCCTGATCATTATTTTTTGAAAAAAAGAATCGGGGGCGAGAACTAAGGTGGAGATTTGAAGTGAGAGAAATCAAATTAACAGCGCATCAGTTTGAAGAAATAGTCTTTGCCAGTGAGCATACGGGACATGAAATGAAATATTATTTTGATTTGTAGGCCGGGGAAGTAGAGATGTTGGGAGATTACATTGACAATGATCCTGAGCTTGAAGAAAGAATTGAGGAAGAATTTGGAGAGCGCTATATCAGAGTGCCACAAATTGAATCATGGCAATCGTTCGAGGATATGGAAGAATTCACTGAAACCATGACAGACAAGAGAATGAAGAACTCGCTTGAACGTGCTCTAAGTGGGGGAAGGGGCGTTTTTAGAAGGTTTTAGGACACTTTATCGGAGGACGATGATTTGTTGAAAAGATGGTATGATTTCAAGGATCAAAGAAATCGCGAAAGAGTATTGAAGATGTTTGAAGAAGAAGAACTCATCAAACTGATTATTGAATGAATGGAATGAACTTATTGATAGATGTATCGGGAATGCAACAACGTTATGGGATACCGGTTCAAATTAACGAGGAGGGAACGTTGTGCTTGCGTTTAGATTCACTCAAAAACTTTTAAAAGATATGAAGGTAGATCCAGTTGACATAGGTGAGGTTGATCCGCTATTTTGTTGGCATGTTAATATATTGCAGCTAAAAAGAAAACATATCATCTTTGTCAATAACTCAAGTCGATTATGTTTGATCCTCGATGGGATTCGGAGTTCGCAATTAAGCAAACTGCAGGAAAAATTCAAGTCCGAACTTAAAGAATATTTACAGC
This window contains:
- a CDS encoding NAD(P)-dependent alcohol dehydrogenase, whose amino-acid sequence is MAAGTMKAAIMDKPLSIAVKEMEIPVPKENEALIKVYCIGICGSDVHYYEHGKIGRYVVKEPIVLGHELAGEVVEVGVNVTNVAVGDRVAVEPGVACGHCDYCKSGRYNLCPDVAFLATPPVNGAWAEYIVMPSDYLFKLPDTMSYEEGALLEPLSVGFHALLRGRAKPFDRLLITGLGPIGLLAGQAAKLFGVSEIYGTDMVPLRRQMALDLGFTAALDPAGEDVRERLAELTGGEGITLIVESSGNAKAMADTIKLVRRGGRIVFVGLPASDTVPMDMGQLIDGEIDAYGVFRYANTYKPAIQALQHSSAEMEKIITHRYALTDIKEAVETARTAKETSIKVMIYPNMS
- a CDS encoding DUF6933 domain-containing protein, whose translation is MLAFRFTQKLLKDMKVDPVDIGEVDPLFCWHVNILQLKRKHIIFVNNSSRLCLILDGIRSSQLSKLQEKFKSELKEYLQLEGIKKSVVEQYLFEAGEVSIGITNDKSV